The Lycorma delicatula isolate Av1 chromosome 2, ASM4794821v1, whole genome shotgun sequence DNA window TACGTCAAGCACTCTACTACCTGCAGGTCTGATATTTCTTCAACTTCATTGGCATAAGATCCTGCGACAATCCCCATCATAATATTATTGCTGCCTGGTAGTTCTTCTAAAGAGTTCAAACCTCTCATCCAGCTGTTTTTTTGCTTTAACTCTTCCTTTGACCATGCAAatttaattcttccttttttcgggatccaaaatggatttttatattctacaaatatttttactatattcccGAAGCCAAGTTTTTGAAtggcttttgttttttcttccggTAATTGTGGACTAAAAAGCATTcttgcttgtttttttaaaacgcctAGAGAAATGGTGATAACTACGAAATCagcaaaatattttgtgaaatcaCTTGTCGAAACAATTGCTCTTGTTTCACACACATCATCGCcccattgaattttttttacatctttttcatAGTGTATGGTATTATCTGGTATATTTTGTATCAATGGTGCCAATACACCACTGAAACCAGATGAAAATGCAATAGTTTCATcgcttatttttttgaaactgcCGAACGTTTCGGTACGCAAATCATCAATATCAGCACCCCACCTATTACTAATTTTGTTTGTCAAACCAAACATTATACGACTAGCATCTTCTCGTTGATGTTTTGGAAAATTACTCAGTTCCTGATTgattctaactgaaaaaaaatccttcagcGATCCTCCAccggttttaaatttatataatgcatAAGCTTGTTCTTCTATCAGCCTAAAAGTTAAATAAGCttgtgtgcttaaatttttatttaattgcctTCCCTCACTCGTAATATAATTTCCGCTTTTGAAATCATAACTGTGTATACATTTTGGATGCATTAACCCTTCTTGACTTGCCAGCGTTACAATGGAATTTGCTGCCGTACTACCTGATAACCACTGGGCCCCGAGCTCAGCTACTGATTGTCCCAGCGAACACGAGTGTATTCTGCCTCCTGGTCTGAAACATATCCAGTTTTTCCTACGTTAAcaaatttgcattttttatattatctttttcagttatctaaatccaattaaaaataaataatttttttatctgtacaaataaaaaagaagataatcttCAATTAAAAAGATGTACTGAAAttcatttacttcaataaaatctTAAACTATTAACATAGATCTAATTACTGTAAgccaataaatacatttttttctttgttttattatcattgttactgtttaatttgtatttacattgTTTAGGTATTAAGAAtctatttcattaagtaaaattcaaagagattttatcaaatatacacactgaattcttttttaaagcttttagaagccagttttatttcaaatttttttaattactatgttGAATATAGAAGTCATGACTTTAggaattatctaaatatttacacacacatatatctaTCAATAAGAAACAATTATTGAAGGAAGTGAGGACTTTTTCTTCAAGGATAAATCATTTTCTGTTTGCTCTATTTTTTAAACCCCAAACGATTCGTACTGCGCTGTTGTCcagtaatctatttattttctcaAGTCGTATATTCAAAGTAATaacagactgaaaaaaattaaagtacgcCTCTAATAAATCCCCTGAGAGGAGATTTGATTtctctggcatttctcccaccaccacccaattcgatcgccctaaagcataagaccgaatgtccgtgccacaaacggctactatgccatccaccatattatagcgtttggagctatatttgaccaaTGGCCAGCCATTGACcgactcgaaaccgcatcccaaatacctcggccttcctaactctaaaacaaaaaaaatatttaaaaacaattaaaatgtatcttaaaatgaaagaatatgttGCGTATactaaaatcgaaataaaaacacaaagatgtACATATctgattaagataataaaattaccatctgctttacagAAAATGGCATACGTAACTGAAACACAATAATTCAAATATgtgaatataaacggacggccctaagaaatcgtaaaacataagttaactttgttttattgttCCTTAAAATGGTTCGAATGTTAGCCTCTAGGTTGAACTTGCGATGCGACgccacataacagatacaatACATAATGATGTGGgggcactgttagttggcagtaaCAGCGAGCACAAAGGGGAGCGTCCGTTtgcgtcatcagatatccatgagtgagcctagtgtgccctatttgtaAACGGCTGATAATAACCTTCTCTCGGCGGTAATCTCTTCAAGAGGAGCTCCACAGTGATATAATGCTTGAttgggtgaagtttattgttcatggtagcatTCCAATCACTTTGGCAGTCATCataccctcttcaggaaacaaaCAAGATCGTTTGAAGCGATCTTCAACCTCCtcggtgaaaggaggctggaaacaaggcCTCCTTTGCCGCACTATTAGCGCGCTCATGGCCTGAAATCTCAATATAGCTGGGGATCCTGCAGCACACCGTTGTGTTACGTCTGGTCATTTGCGAAGTAGCAGACTGAATCTCACATAACAGGATGTCTGGAGTACACGTCACTAGTCGCCTGTAAGGCACTTACGGAATCCGAGCAAATAAGTACAAGTCGAAATGTTGGGATAATTATTCTTAAGgcaaacattattcttaataataattacgttGCTCCACAACGAAAATGCTGGTGATGCTGGGGAGACCAAATATGTATTGTCTATTATTAACCACAAAGGCACACCCATCAGAATTATCGTTTTTAGAACTATGCTATAAACTGTAGCATCTAGAATCAgtctacttataataaaatttgtttcgcaataaaaccggatttgtgttcttttaactataccgACATAGATCAAAAcagtaattaacgagagaaggcCGCCTAGGTGGGTAGTAATATGGAGCAACTGTAAGGGCTGAAGGAAATTATATACCTAGACCTGAGAAAAGACGCTGAGCTCTGATGCCCAGCAGAGCAGTAGATCTAGGCTGTCCCTGGTAACGATTAACATGTTAGTTGGGGACTACCACATCAGAAGTTGGATGATCTGGTTGTGCTTTAATGAGAGCCACGTAAGAGCATATCATTTGCTTCCATCTATTACAAAGAAACGACTCACCACTGTCCACCAGCAAAGTTATCACGGAGCTTGACCGAAACGCACCCATTGCAAGTCGGATGAATGAATGACGGACGGTATTGAGCATCTTTAGAGCGGTGGCTCGTCGTGCCAACAAATAAGCTACGCAGCTGTAATCCAAGCGGGAACGGaccaatccaccgggttggtctagtggttaacgcgtcttcccaaatcagctgatttggaagtcgagagttacatcgttcaagtcccagtaaagccagttatttttacacggatttgaatactagatcttggataccggtgttctttggtggttgggtttcaattaaccacacatctcaggaatggtcgaactgagaaccaTTGAAGTGTAAGTTTTttgacttacacttcatttatactcatacatatcatcctcattcatcctctgaagaattatctaaacggtagttaccggaggctaaacaggaaaaagaaaggaaagcgGGAACGGACCAGAGCTTGGTAGAAACGCAACATGCATACACGATCGGCTCCCAGACTAGTATTAGACagaactctcagcatgtctaacatttttagacattttaccttcagctccttcaaatATGTTACCCATGTTAGTCGTTGGTCAAACCCCATGTTAATACAGTTAAGGATCAACATTTTGCCTCAACCGGGAAAAGTTATCCTGAAGATAATCCAATTGGAAGCAATTTCATTGTCTTCGTTGTTGTATTggtagctttaaaaataaataactatttttattaaataattttaaacaactaaCAAAAATAGATTATCTTCTTCAGGTTTCAGTGTCGTATTAATATGCCAGTAGCATATTGCAGTGTCAAAAAAGGTCAATGAGGCAATAATTAAACAGCTGCAATATCGATTATTTCAAAAGATAACCAcacaatattgttaaaaaattattctgaagaaaatgaaattaggTCCATTCTATTTAAGGGGACAGGGaacgcaaaaaattatttttttcagtactgtttttgtttttttttttattccattactCATTAACACTTTCTgtttaaaatgatgtaaattttacgaaaatctgtaaaatattctcttagatgtaaataaaatttggcaGGAGGGTTCTGGCTGAATTCTATGGCTTTTTGGAGAAACAATTCAACAATAAAGCGTATATTTTGAAACGTATAAAGGTTTCAAATTTGCCAGTcatgaattgaattgaattgactTCAATTTTGTAGAACGGATTTTATAcagtgaaaggaaaatttttgTCTAAATTGGAATTGAAATACAatcttttcattaaatgtaaaagtGCTTTTTTTTGGCACGTTTGGAGTCGCGTTCGGTGCTCGACTTGGCGTTTACCAACGGAGACAACATCGGCGATTACTGTAACTGGGAGTTCCTGCAGGAGGAGAGCCTGTTGGATCATCTAATGATTCGGTACGATTCGAAGGCCCAACAGAGAATAGACACCGGTGACGAAACTGGCCACTTCTAAGAAGAGATGTATGAAGTTTGCGCAGGGAATACGTCAATGATTAGCGGAGACAGTAGCGCCAGAAGAATTTGGGGACATTGTGCAAGATGAATGCAGAATAACTGGAGTCACCTATAGCAGGCCTCGAAAGCAGCACGTGTACTGGTGGTGTGAAGAGATTGGGCGGCTGAACAAACAAGCATGGGCCAAGGAGAGGACTAACCAAAGGGCTAATCGAAGAGGTAATTCTGTACTGATGGAACGTACCCGCTCAGAGTATATAGCGTCTCATGCCGCCTTGAAAGCCGCAATTAAACAGGCGAACAGGAAATCTTGGAAGGAGTTATTATGCCTTGACATCGACAACGACCATTGGGGTCGTGTCTATCAACTAGTGGTTGGGAAACTTTGTCGACCTTTGCCGGTATTAACTGAAGTACAAGTTAGGATAACGGTGAGAGCGCTGTTTCCAAACCGGGAGGAACCACCCAAAGAGAAGAAAGAGGTGAAGAATATCCCGCCATTCCGTACTGAAGAGCCCATCCGGGTCTGGGCACGGATGGGATCCCGGAAGAAATTGTGCGGATTTTGGTGGATGAGGCACCAGTAGAGACCATCAGGTCGATGAACGCTGTACTGAGACAAGGGCACATTACGGAGCAACGGAAGCTAGTGAAGCTCGTGTTGATAAAGAAGACTAGTGCAGTGGGAGCGTCTTCGTTCAAAACGTTGTCTAATTAATAACATCTGTAAATTACTCGAGAGGATGATGGAGAACCGTCTAAAAGAGGCGATACTGGTCAGAGGAGGACTTCATtagtttgcttgacatttctcccgccaccaccccattcggtcgccctaaatcataagaccgaatgtctgtttcacaaacggctactgagcctcgaacagtttagcaaccagtatcCTAACACAGCTCCTAGAatttacctaacagcgtgagaggactaagcgtggtgccatacaccattggcttacgtgtcccaaccgctcacgtGGTAACATACCCTGGCGgcgcggccacccccaccagcggaagccccaaagcgaatcacaaacaataccaatataaccgtggaaCATTGCCAATGCGCCTActtccaaccaatccaatgcctaagccagAACCCTAGCCACCTGAGATCCTGCCACGATAGAGTACCTCGATCAAACTCcttctgcagacctacacaccgcaagggcgtgaagaaaaccagccactatagaacattcctcgcggatcatccagttggtacggagatccagaaaggaatatattctctcaagttccctaacagctcgtgaatgtTCGATCTCGTATCGGGAACAGACATAGAGGACAtagtccactgtatcatcagtcccgcaatccggCCATTAACTCGAATCCACCAagcgaaacctagccaaactctcCCGAAAGGCACCAtccccggagagaaactgtgtgatataccgattgagGGAgatctaatcgcacctaaatatacacactataggaaatataccatgcgtgtagcgatcTGTGGgagattcgtcccacctgacctgccaagacgcaagaccccggtcttcaatctcctgctttcgttctgacgtcagtaggttatttaccttggaaatttagcgttccttacgctcattatcTAAAATATCTATCGGTTTGACTTTGgttataacacagactgcctcccgcgagactgttctgtaaccgcctataacagccagcaagaggagttgCTGGACCCGCAGCAAActgtccgcgcaatacctaaaacCTATGCGGTGAACCCAGACGCCTGTCTGGGTACGCAGCACACAGCATAATACCtttgctgacacctttgtaaaggatacgcatggtacggtaattcaacccccaatcgggatgaatgactacggATTCCATGAAAAGCATTAGCGGCCTTTTTTCTACATAtagtagatgttccttgaaccgaaaattctcatcaaggttAACACCCAGctatttttgagtcgtaacgtaccgaagggggagaccagccatctggacccggattcgtcgggtagcagccaatcggcccttatgcaacatcattgtggttatCTCTGgcctgaaa harbors:
- the LOC142319836 gene encoding peroxisomal N(1)-acetyl-spermine/spermidine oxidase-like, with the translated sequence MSNYYNESGLRKSAQVTGMSIQQTSIINKELQSLLSNEEYISGREECQNHLQKKLGFLKTYPKYILSAKERIRFKIHSKNLNSAICSLSETPKVIIVGAGIAGLSAAERLIQSGFDNVTILEATERPGGRIHSCSLGQSVAELGAQWLSGSTAANSIVTLASQEGLMHPKCIHSYDFKSGNYITSEGRQLNKNLSTQAYLTFRLIEEQAYALYKFKTGGGSLKDFFSVRINQELSNFPKHQREDASRIMFGLTNKISNRWGADIDDLRTETFGSFKKISDETIAFSSGFSGVLAPLIQNIPDNTIHYEKDVKKIQWGDDVCETRAIVSTSDFTKYFADFVVITISLGVLKKQARMLFSPQLPEEKTKAIQKLGFGNIVKIFVEYKNPFWIPKKGRIKFAWSKEELKQKNSWMRGLNSLEELPGSNNIMMGIVAGSYANEVEEISDLQVVECLTYMLRQISKDTTLPYPTSILKSKWGSCPYFMGTNSYFRKGSNIEHMEDLRTPVPNGTIRKGKKNVSIPVIFFAGEATTPQFFSTVHGARLSGLKAAKDIIDLTVKYGGPPPKLKVTHEKKENIDEENECCN